One stretch of Phocoena phocoena chromosome 10, mPhoPho1.1, whole genome shotgun sequence DNA includes these proteins:
- the RXRB gene encoding retinoic acid receptor RXR-beta isoform X2, which yields MSWAARPPFLPQRHAAGQCGPVGVRKEMHCGVASRWRRRRPWLDPAAAAAAAAAVAAREQQTPEPEPGEAGRDGMGDSGRDSRSPDSSSPNPLPQGAAPPSPPGPPLPPSAAASLGGSGAPPPPPMPPPPLGSPFPVISSSMGSPGLPPPAPPGFSGPVSSPQINSTVSLPGGGSGPPEDVKPPVLGVRGLHCPPPPGGPGAGKRLCAICGDRSSGKHYGVYSCEGCKGFFKRTIRKDLTYSCRDNKDCTVDKRQRNRCQYCRYQKCLATGMKREAVQEERQRGKDKDGDGEGAGGAPEEMPVDRILEAELAVEQKSDQGVEGPGGTAGSGSSPNDPVTNICQAADKQLFTLVEWAKRIPHFSSLPLDDQVILLRAGWNELLIASFSHRSIDVRDGILLATGLHVHRNSAHSAGVGAIFDRVLTELVSKMRDMRMDKTELGCLRAIILFNPDAKGLSNPSEVEVLREKVYASLETYCKQKYPEQQGRFAKLLLRLPALRSIGLKCLEHLFFFKLIGDTPIDTFLMEMLEAPHQLA from the exons ATGTCTTGGGCTGCTCGCCCGCCCTTCCTCCCCCAGCGGCATGCCGCAGGGCAGTGTGGGCCGGTGGGGGTGCGAAAAGAAATGCATTGTGGGGTCGCGTCCCGGTGGCGGCGGCGACGGCCCTGGCTGGAtcccgcagcagcagcagcggcggcggcggcggtggcagcCAGAGAACAACAAACCCCGGAGCCGGAGCCGGGGGAGGCTGGACGGGACGGGATGGGCGACAGCGGGCGGG ACTCCCGAAGCCCAGACAGTTCCTCTCCAAATCCCCTTCCCCAGGGGGCCGCTCCCCCTTCTCCTCCGGGGCCACCCTTACCCCCTTCAGCAGCTGCATCCCTTGGAGGCTCTGgggctccacccccacccccgatgCCACCCCCGCCACTGGGCTCCCCCTTCCCGGTCATCAGCTCTTCCATGGGGTCCCCTGGTCTGCCCCCTCCAGCTCCCCCAGGATTCTCCGGGCCTGTCAGCAGTCCCCAG ATTAACTCAACAGTGTCGCTCCCTGGGGGTGGGTCTGGCCCCCCTGAAGATGTGAAGCCACCAGTCTTAGGGGTCCGGGGCCTGCACTGTCCACCCCCTCCAGGTGGCCCTGGGGCTGGCAAACGGCTATGTGCAATCTGCGGGGACCGAAGCTCAG GCAAACACTACGGGGTTTACAGCTGTGAGGGCTGCAAAGGCTTCTTCAAGCGCACCATCCGTAAGGACCTGACCTACTCGTGCCGGGACAACAAGGACTGCACGGTGGACAAGCGCCAGCGGAACCGCTGTCAGTACTGCCGCTATCAGAAGTGCCTGGCCACCGGCATGAAGAGGGAGG cGGTTCAGGAGGAGCGTCAGCGGGGGAAGGACAaggatggggatggggagggggctgggggagccccCGAGGAGATGCCCGTGGACAGGATCCTGGAGGCAGAGCTTGCTGTGGAGCAGAAGAGTGACCAGGGCGTTGAGGGTCCTGGGGGAACGGCGGGTAGCGGCAGCAGC ccAAATGATCCTGTGACTAACATCTGCCAGGCAGCTGACAAACAGCTCTTCACACTTGTTGAGTGGGCAAAGAGGATCCCACACTTTTCCTCCTTGCCTCTGGATGACCAGGTCATACTGCTACGGGCAG gctggaATGAGCTCCTCATTGCCTCCTTCTCTCACCGATCCATCGATGTCCGAGACGGCATCCTCCTCGCCACAGGTCTTCACGTGCACCGCAACTCAGCCCATTCCGCAGGCGTGGGAGCCATCTTTGATCG GGTGCTGACAGAGCTAGTGTCCAAAATGCGTGACATGAGGATGGACAAGACAGAACTTGGCTGCCTGAGGGCAATCATTCTGTTCAATCCAG ATGCCAAGGGCCTCTCCAACCCCAGCGAGGTAGAGGTCCTGCGGGAGAAAGTGTACGCGTCCCTGGAGACCTATTGCAAACAGAAGTACCCTGAGCAGCAGGGCCG GTTTGCCAAGCTGCTCTTGCGTCTTCCTGCTCTCAGGTCCATAGGCCTTAAGTGTCTAGAGCATCTGTTTTTCTTCAAGCTCATTGGCGACACCCCCATCGACACCTTCCTCATGGAGATGCTTGAGGCTCCCCACCAGCTGGCCTGA
- the RXRB gene encoding retinoic acid receptor RXR-beta isoform X3, with translation MRGCGGGPGAGKRLCAICGDRSSGKHYGVYSCEGCKGFFKRTIRKDLTYSCRDNKDCTVDKRQRNRCQYCRYQKCLATGMKREAVQEERQRGKDKDGDGEGAGGAPEEMPVDRILEAELAVEQKSDQGVEGPGGTAGSGSSPNDPVTNICQAADKQLFTLVEWAKRIPHFSSLPLDDQVILLRAGWNELLIASFSHRSIDVRDGILLATGLHVHRNSAHSAGVGAIFDRSLSRVLTELVSKMRDMRMDKTELGCLRAIILFNPDAKGLSNPSEVEVLREKVYASLETYCKQKYPEQQGRFAKLLLRLPALRSIGLKCLEHLFFFKLIGDTPIDTFLMEMLEAPHQLA, from the exons ATGCGCGGGTGTGGAG GTGGCCCTGGGGCTGGCAAACGGCTATGTGCAATCTGCGGGGACCGAAGCTCAG GCAAACACTACGGGGTTTACAGCTGTGAGGGCTGCAAAGGCTTCTTCAAGCGCACCATCCGTAAGGACCTGACCTACTCGTGCCGGGACAACAAGGACTGCACGGTGGACAAGCGCCAGCGGAACCGCTGTCAGTACTGCCGCTATCAGAAGTGCCTGGCCACCGGCATGAAGAGGGAGG cGGTTCAGGAGGAGCGTCAGCGGGGGAAGGACAaggatggggatggggagggggctgggggagccccCGAGGAGATGCCCGTGGACAGGATCCTGGAGGCAGAGCTTGCTGTGGAGCAGAAGAGTGACCAGGGCGTTGAGGGTCCTGGGGGAACGGCGGGTAGCGGCAGCAGC ccAAATGATCCTGTGACTAACATCTGCCAGGCAGCTGACAAACAGCTCTTCACACTTGTTGAGTGGGCAAAGAGGATCCCACACTTTTCCTCCTTGCCTCTGGATGACCAGGTCATACTGCTACGGGCAG gctggaATGAGCTCCTCATTGCCTCCTTCTCTCACCGATCCATCGATGTCCGAGACGGCATCCTCCTCGCCACAGGTCTTCACGTGCACCGCAACTCAGCCCATTCCGCAGGCGTGGGAGCCATCTTTGATCG GTCCCTCTCCAGGGTGCTGACAGAGCTAGTGTCCAAAATGCGTGACATGAGGATGGACAAGACAGAACTTGGCTGCCTGAGGGCAATCATTCTGTTCAATCCAG ATGCCAAGGGCCTCTCCAACCCCAGCGAGGTAGAGGTCCTGCGGGAGAAAGTGTACGCGTCCCTGGAGACCTATTGCAAACAGAAGTACCCTGAGCAGCAGGGCCG GTTTGCCAAGCTGCTCTTGCGTCTTCCTGCTCTCAGGTCCATAGGCCTTAAGTGTCTAGAGCATCTGTTTTTCTTCAAGCTCATTGGCGACACCCCCATCGACACCTTCCTCATGGAGATGCTTGAGGCTCCCCACCAGCTGGCCTGA
- the RXRB gene encoding retinoic acid receptor RXR-beta isoform X1, which translates to MSWAARPPFLPQRHAAGQCGPVGVRKEMHCGVASRWRRRRPWLDPAAAAAAAAAVAAREQQTPEPEPGEAGRDGMGDSGRDSRSPDSSSPNPLPQGAAPPSPPGPPLPPSAAASLGGSGAPPPPPMPPPPLGSPFPVISSSMGSPGLPPPAPPGFSGPVSSPQINSTVSLPGGGSGPPEDVKPPVLGVRGLHCPPPPGGPGAGKRLCAICGDRSSGKHYGVYSCEGCKGFFKRTIRKDLTYSCRDNKDCTVDKRQRNRCQYCRYQKCLATGMKREAVQEERQRGKDKDGDGEGAGGAPEEMPVDRILEAELAVEQKSDQGVEGPGGTAGSGSSPNDPVTNICQAADKQLFTLVEWAKRIPHFSSLPLDDQVILLRAGWNELLIASFSHRSIDVRDGILLATGLHVHRNSAHSAGVGAIFDRSLSRVLTELVSKMRDMRMDKTELGCLRAIILFNPDAKGLSNPSEVEVLREKVYASLETYCKQKYPEQQGRFAKLLLRLPALRSIGLKCLEHLFFFKLIGDTPIDTFLMEMLEAPHQLA; encoded by the exons ATGTCTTGGGCTGCTCGCCCGCCCTTCCTCCCCCAGCGGCATGCCGCAGGGCAGTGTGGGCCGGTGGGGGTGCGAAAAGAAATGCATTGTGGGGTCGCGTCCCGGTGGCGGCGGCGACGGCCCTGGCTGGAtcccgcagcagcagcagcggcggcggcggcggtggcagcCAGAGAACAACAAACCCCGGAGCCGGAGCCGGGGGAGGCTGGACGGGACGGGATGGGCGACAGCGGGCGGG ACTCCCGAAGCCCAGACAGTTCCTCTCCAAATCCCCTTCCCCAGGGGGCCGCTCCCCCTTCTCCTCCGGGGCCACCCTTACCCCCTTCAGCAGCTGCATCCCTTGGAGGCTCTGgggctccacccccacccccgatgCCACCCCCGCCACTGGGCTCCCCCTTCCCGGTCATCAGCTCTTCCATGGGGTCCCCTGGTCTGCCCCCTCCAGCTCCCCCAGGATTCTCCGGGCCTGTCAGCAGTCCCCAG ATTAACTCAACAGTGTCGCTCCCTGGGGGTGGGTCTGGCCCCCCTGAAGATGTGAAGCCACCAGTCTTAGGGGTCCGGGGCCTGCACTGTCCACCCCCTCCAGGTGGCCCTGGGGCTGGCAAACGGCTATGTGCAATCTGCGGGGACCGAAGCTCAG GCAAACACTACGGGGTTTACAGCTGTGAGGGCTGCAAAGGCTTCTTCAAGCGCACCATCCGTAAGGACCTGACCTACTCGTGCCGGGACAACAAGGACTGCACGGTGGACAAGCGCCAGCGGAACCGCTGTCAGTACTGCCGCTATCAGAAGTGCCTGGCCACCGGCATGAAGAGGGAGG cGGTTCAGGAGGAGCGTCAGCGGGGGAAGGACAaggatggggatggggagggggctgggggagccccCGAGGAGATGCCCGTGGACAGGATCCTGGAGGCAGAGCTTGCTGTGGAGCAGAAGAGTGACCAGGGCGTTGAGGGTCCTGGGGGAACGGCGGGTAGCGGCAGCAGC ccAAATGATCCTGTGACTAACATCTGCCAGGCAGCTGACAAACAGCTCTTCACACTTGTTGAGTGGGCAAAGAGGATCCCACACTTTTCCTCCTTGCCTCTGGATGACCAGGTCATACTGCTACGGGCAG gctggaATGAGCTCCTCATTGCCTCCTTCTCTCACCGATCCATCGATGTCCGAGACGGCATCCTCCTCGCCACAGGTCTTCACGTGCACCGCAACTCAGCCCATTCCGCAGGCGTGGGAGCCATCTTTGATCG GTCCCTCTCCAGGGTGCTGACAGAGCTAGTGTCCAAAATGCGTGACATGAGGATGGACAAGACAGAACTTGGCTGCCTGAGGGCAATCATTCTGTTCAATCCAG ATGCCAAGGGCCTCTCCAACCCCAGCGAGGTAGAGGTCCTGCGGGAGAAAGTGTACGCGTCCCTGGAGACCTATTGCAAACAGAAGTACCCTGAGCAGCAGGGCCG GTTTGCCAAGCTGCTCTTGCGTCTTCCTGCTCTCAGGTCCATAGGCCTTAAGTGTCTAGAGCATCTGTTTTTCTTCAAGCTCATTGGCGACACCCCCATCGACACCTTCCTCATGGAGATGCTTGAGGCTCCCCACCAGCTGGCCTGA
- the RXRB gene encoding retinoic acid receptor RXR-beta isoform X4: MPPPPLGSPFPVISSSMGSPGLPPPAPPGFSGPVSSPQINSTVSLPGGGSGPPEDVKPPVLGVRGLHCPPPPGGPGAGKRLCAICGDRSSGKHYGVYSCEGCKGFFKRTIRKDLTYSCRDNKDCTVDKRQRNRCQYCRYQKCLATGMKREAVQEERQRGKDKDGDGEGAGGAPEEMPVDRILEAELAVEQKSDQGVEGPGGTAGSGSSPNDPVTNICQAADKQLFTLVEWAKRIPHFSSLPLDDQVILLRAGWNELLIASFSHRSIDVRDGILLATGLHVHRNSAHSAGVGAIFDRVLTELVSKMRDMRMDKTELGCLRAIILFNPDAKGLSNPSEVEVLREKVYASLETYCKQKYPEQQGRFAKLLLRLPALRSIGLKCLEHLFFFKLIGDTPIDTFLMEMLEAPHQLA, from the exons atgCCACCCCCGCCACTGGGCTCCCCCTTCCCGGTCATCAGCTCTTCCATGGGGTCCCCTGGTCTGCCCCCTCCAGCTCCCCCAGGATTCTCCGGGCCTGTCAGCAGTCCCCAG ATTAACTCAACAGTGTCGCTCCCTGGGGGTGGGTCTGGCCCCCCTGAAGATGTGAAGCCACCAGTCTTAGGGGTCCGGGGCCTGCACTGTCCACCCCCTCCAGGTGGCCCTGGGGCTGGCAAACGGCTATGTGCAATCTGCGGGGACCGAAGCTCAG GCAAACACTACGGGGTTTACAGCTGTGAGGGCTGCAAAGGCTTCTTCAAGCGCACCATCCGTAAGGACCTGACCTACTCGTGCCGGGACAACAAGGACTGCACGGTGGACAAGCGCCAGCGGAACCGCTGTCAGTACTGCCGCTATCAGAAGTGCCTGGCCACCGGCATGAAGAGGGAGG cGGTTCAGGAGGAGCGTCAGCGGGGGAAGGACAaggatggggatggggagggggctgggggagccccCGAGGAGATGCCCGTGGACAGGATCCTGGAGGCAGAGCTTGCTGTGGAGCAGAAGAGTGACCAGGGCGTTGAGGGTCCTGGGGGAACGGCGGGTAGCGGCAGCAGC ccAAATGATCCTGTGACTAACATCTGCCAGGCAGCTGACAAACAGCTCTTCACACTTGTTGAGTGGGCAAAGAGGATCCCACACTTTTCCTCCTTGCCTCTGGATGACCAGGTCATACTGCTACGGGCAG gctggaATGAGCTCCTCATTGCCTCCTTCTCTCACCGATCCATCGATGTCCGAGACGGCATCCTCCTCGCCACAGGTCTTCACGTGCACCGCAACTCAGCCCATTCCGCAGGCGTGGGAGCCATCTTTGATCG GGTGCTGACAGAGCTAGTGTCCAAAATGCGTGACATGAGGATGGACAAGACAGAACTTGGCTGCCTGAGGGCAATCATTCTGTTCAATCCAG ATGCCAAGGGCCTCTCCAACCCCAGCGAGGTAGAGGTCCTGCGGGAGAAAGTGTACGCGTCCCTGGAGACCTATTGCAAACAGAAGTACCCTGAGCAGCAGGGCCG GTTTGCCAAGCTGCTCTTGCGTCTTCCTGCTCTCAGGTCCATAGGCCTTAAGTGTCTAGAGCATCTGTTTTTCTTCAAGCTCATTGGCGACACCCCCATCGACACCTTCCTCATGGAGATGCTTGAGGCTCCCCACCAGCTGGCCTGA
- the SLC39A7 gene encoding zinc transporter SLC39A7 isoform X1, which produces MARGLGAPHWVAVGLLTWAALGLLVAGHGGHGDLYEDLHEDFQGQSHRHSHEDFHHGHSHAPGHTHESIWHGHTHGHDHGHSHEDLHHGHSHGHSHESVYRRGHGHDHEHSHAIYEESGAPGIKQNLDTVTLWAYALGATVLISAAPFFVLFLIPVESNSPRHRSLLQILLSFASGGLLGDAFLHLIPHALEPHSHHPLEQPGHGHSHSGQGPILSVGLWVLSGIVAFLVVEKFVRHVKGGHGHGHGHAHGHTHGRQGCPSKEKQSSEEEEKEAGGSRKSRGGSTRSKDRPVKPQNSEEEKAGSDLRVSGYLNLAADLAHNFTDGLAIGASFRGGRGLGILTTMTVLLHEVPHEVGDFAILVQSGCSKKQAMRLQLLTAIGALAGTACALLTEGGAVGSEVAGGTGPGWVLPFTAGGFIYVATVSVLPELLREASPLQSLLEVLGLLGGVFMMVLIAHLE; this is translated from the exons ATGGCCAGAGGCCTGGGGGCCCCCCACTGGGTGGCCGTGGGACTGCTGACCTGGGCGGCCTTGGGGCTGCTAGTGGCCGGACACGGGGGTCATGGCGACCTGTACGAAGACCTGCACGAGGACTTCCAGGGCCAAAGCCACAGGCACTCACATGAGGATTTCCACCATGGACACAGCCATGCCCCTGGCCACACTCATGAGAGCATCTGGCATGGGCATACCCACGGTCACGACCATGGACATTCGCATGAGGATTTGCACCATGGCCATAGTCATGGCCACTCTCATGAGAGCGTCTACCGCCGAGGACATGGACATGATCATGAGCACAGCCATGCAATCTATGAGGAGTCTGGGGCTCCAGGCATCAAACAGAACCTGGACACTGTCACTCTCTGGGCCTAT GCACTGGGGGCCACAGTGCTGATCtctgcagctccatttttcgtccTCTTCCTTATCCCCGTGGAGTCAAACTCCCCTCGGCACCGCTCTCTGCTCCAGATCTTGCTGAGTTTTGCTTCGGGTGGGCTCTTGGGAGATGCCTTCCTGCACCTCATCCCTCATGCTCTGG aaCCTCATTCTCACCACCCTCTGGAGCAGCCTGGACATGGACATTCCCACAGTG GCCAGGGCCCCATTCTGTCTGTGGGACTGTGGGTCCTCAGTGGAATTGTCGCCTTTCTCGTGGTGGAGAAATTTGTGAGACATGTAAAAGGAGGACATGGACACGGACATGGACACGCTCACGGTCACACACATGGAAGACAGG GGTGTCCTTCAAAGGAGAAACAGAgctcagaggaagaagaaaaggaagcagggGGGTCGAGGAAAAGCAGAGGAGGGAGCACAAGGTCCAAAGACAGGCCAGTGAAACCTCAGAACTCTGAAGAGGAAAAAGCAGGTTCAG ACCTACGTGTATCGGGGTACCTGAATCTGGCTGCTGACCTGGCACACAACTTCACGGATGGTCTGGCCATTGGTGCTTCATTTCGAGGGGGTCGGGGACTGGGGATCCTGACCACAATGACTGTTCTGCTACATGAAGTGCCCCATGAAGTCGGGGACTTTGCCATCTTGGTCCAGTCTGGCTGCAGCAAAAAGCAG GCGATGCGTCTACAACTACTGACGGCAATAGGGGCACTGGCAGGCACAGCCTGTGCCCTCCTAACTGAAGGAGGGGCAGTGGGCAGTGAAGTTGCAGGTGGCACAGGTCCTGGCTGGGTTCTGCCATTCACTGCAGGTGGCTTTATCTATGTAGCAACGGTGTCAGTGTTGCCTGAGCTGTTGAGGGAGGCATCACCATTGCAATCACTTCTGGAGGTGCTGGGGCTGCTGGGGGGAGTTTTCATGATGGTGCTGATTGCCCACCTTGAGTGA
- the SLC39A7 gene encoding zinc transporter SLC39A7 isoform X2 translates to MATCTKTCTRTSRAKATVLISAAPFFVLFLIPVESNSPRHRSLLQILLSFASGGLLGDAFLHLIPHALEPHSHHPLEQPGHGHSHSGQGPILSVGLWVLSGIVAFLVVEKFVRHVKGGHGHGHGHAHGHTHGRQGCPSKEKQSSEEEEKEAGGSRKSRGGSTRSKDRPVKPQNSEEEKAGSDLRVSGYLNLAADLAHNFTDGLAIGASFRGGRGLGILTTMTVLLHEVPHEVGDFAILVQSGCSKKQAMRLQLLTAIGALAGTACALLTEGGAVGSEVAGGTGPGWVLPFTAGGFIYVATVSVLPELLREASPLQSLLEVLGLLGGVFMMVLIAHLE, encoded by the exons ATGGCGACCTGTACGAAGACCTGCACGAGGACTTCCAGGGCCAAAGCCACAG TGCTGATCtctgcagctccatttttcgtccTCTTCCTTATCCCCGTGGAGTCAAACTCCCCTCGGCACCGCTCTCTGCTCCAGATCTTGCTGAGTTTTGCTTCGGGTGGGCTCTTGGGAGATGCCTTCCTGCACCTCATCCCTCATGCTCTGG aaCCTCATTCTCACCACCCTCTGGAGCAGCCTGGACATGGACATTCCCACAGTG GCCAGGGCCCCATTCTGTCTGTGGGACTGTGGGTCCTCAGTGGAATTGTCGCCTTTCTCGTGGTGGAGAAATTTGTGAGACATGTAAAAGGAGGACATGGACACGGACATGGACACGCTCACGGTCACACACATGGAAGACAGG GGTGTCCTTCAAAGGAGAAACAGAgctcagaggaagaagaaaaggaagcagggGGGTCGAGGAAAAGCAGAGGAGGGAGCACAAGGTCCAAAGACAGGCCAGTGAAACCTCAGAACTCTGAAGAGGAAAAAGCAGGTTCAG ACCTACGTGTATCGGGGTACCTGAATCTGGCTGCTGACCTGGCACACAACTTCACGGATGGTCTGGCCATTGGTGCTTCATTTCGAGGGGGTCGGGGACTGGGGATCCTGACCACAATGACTGTTCTGCTACATGAAGTGCCCCATGAAGTCGGGGACTTTGCCATCTTGGTCCAGTCTGGCTGCAGCAAAAAGCAG GCGATGCGTCTACAACTACTGACGGCAATAGGGGCACTGGCAGGCACAGCCTGTGCCCTCCTAACTGAAGGAGGGGCAGTGGGCAGTGAAGTTGCAGGTGGCACAGGTCCTGGCTGGGTTCTGCCATTCACTGCAGGTGGCTTTATCTATGTAGCAACGGTGTCAGTGTTGCCTGAGCTGTTGAGGGAGGCATCACCATTGCAATCACTTCTGGAGGTGCTGGGGCTGCTGGGGGGAGTTTTCATGATGGTGCTGATTGCCCACCTTGAGTGA
- the HSD17B8 gene encoding (3R)-3-hydroxyacyl-CoA dehydrogenase: MASQLRLRFALSLVTGAGSGIGRAVGVRLAAEGATVAACDLDGAAARETVRLLGGPGSHEGAPRGAHAAFQADVSEAGAVRRLLDQVQACFSRPPSVVVSCAGITRDEFLLQMSEDDWDKVIAVNLKGIFLVTQAAAQALVSSGCPGSIINISSIVGKVGNVGQTNYAASKAGVVGLTQTAARELGRHGIRCNSVLPGFIKTPMTQKVPQKVLDKVTGMIPVGHMGDPEDVADVVAFLASEDSGYITGASVEVTGGLFM, from the exons ATGGCGTCTCAGCTCCGGCTTCGCTTCGCGCTGTCTCTGGTCacag GTGCTGGTAGTGGCATCGGCCGAGCAGTAGGTGTGCGCCTGGCCGCTGAGGGGGCCACTGTGGCCGCTTGCGACCTGGACGGGGCAGCGGCACGGGAGACGGTGCGGCTGCTGGGAGGGCCGGGGAGCCACGAGGGGGCACCCCGCGGGGCCCATGCAGCCTTCCAGGCTGACGTGTCCGAGGCCGGGGCCGTCAGGCGCCTGCTGGATCAAGTGCAG GCCTGCTTTTCTCGCCCGCCATCTGTCGTTGTGTCCTGTGCGGGCATCACCAGGGATGAGTTTCTGCTCCAAATGTCTGAGGATGACTGGGACAAAGTCATAGCTGTCAATCTCAAG ggcatCTTTCTAGTCACTCAGGCTGCAGCCCAAGCCCTGGTGTCCAGCGGCTGTCCTGGCTCCATCATCAACATCAGTAGCATCGTAGGGAAG GTGGGGAACGTGGGACAGACAAACTACGCAGCATCCAAGGCTGGAGTGGTTGGGCTGACCCAGACTGCAGCCCGGGAGCTTGGACG ACATGGGATCCGCTGTAACTCTGTCCTCCCAGGGTTCATTAAAACACCCATGACACAGAAAGTGCCACAGAAAGTACTGGACAAG GTGACTGGAATGATCCCAGTGGGACATATGGGGGACCCTGAGG ATGTGGCAGATGTGGTCGCGTTCTTGGCATCTGAAGACAGTGGATACATCACAGGGGCGTCAGTGGAAGTCACTG GAGGTCTTTTCATGTAA
- the RING1 gene encoding E3 ubiquitin-protein ligase RING1 codes for MTTPANAQNASKTWELSLYELHRTPQEAIMDGTEIAVSPRSLHSELMCPICLDMLKNTMTTKECLHRFCSDCIVTALRSGNKECPTCRKKLVSKRSLRPDPNFDALISKIYPSREEYEAHQDRVLIRLSRLHNQQALSSSIEEGLRMQAMHRAQRVRRPMPGSDQTTTMSGGEGEPGEGEGDGEDVSSDSAPDSAPGPAPKRPRGGGAGGSSVGTGGGGAGGVGGGAGSEDSGDRGGTLGGGTLGPPSPPGAPSPPEPGGEIELVFRPHPLLVEKGEYCQTRYVKTTGNATVDHLSKYLALRIALERRQQQEAGEPGGPGGGASDAGGPDGGGGEGGGAGGGDGPEEPALPSLEGVSEKQYTIYIAPGGGAFTTLNGSLTLELVNEKFWKVSRPLELCYAPTKDPK; via the exons ATGACGACGCCGGCGAATGCCCAGAATGCCAGCAAAACGTGGGAACTGAGTCTGTATGAGCTCCACCGGACCCCTCAG GAAGCCATCATGGATGGCACAGAGATTGCAGTTTCCCCTCGGTCACTGCATTCAGAGCTCATGTGCCCCATCTGCCTGGACATGCTGAAGAATACGATGACAACCAAGGAGTGCCTCCACCGATTCTGCTCTGATTGCATTGTCACGGCCCTGCGCAGCGG GAACAAGGAGTGCCCTACCTGCCGAAAGAAGCTGGTATCCAAGCGGTCTCTGCGGCCAGACCCCAACTTCGATGCTCTGATCTCTAAGATCTACCCCAGCCGGGAGGAATATGAAGCCCACCAAGACAGGGTGCTCATCCGCCTCAGCCGCCTGCACAACCAGCAGGCGCTGAGCTCCAGCATTGAGGAGGGGCTGCGAATGCAGGCCATGCACAG GGCCCAGCGTGTGAGGCGGCCGATGCCTGGGTCAGATCAGACCACAACGATGAGTGGGGGGGAAGGAgagcctggggagggagagggggatggaGAGGATGTGAGCTCAGACTCCGCCCCTGactctgccccaggccctgctcccaAGCGACCCCGTGGAGGGGGCGCAGGGGGGAGCAGTGTAGGGACAGGGGGAGGAGGCgctggtggggtgggtgggggtgccGGTTCTGAAGACTCTGGTGACCGGGGAGGGACCCTGGGAGGGGGAACCCTGGGCCCCCCAAGCCCTCCCGGGGCTCCCAGTCCCCCAGAGCCAGGTGGAGAAATTGAGCTCGTGTTCCGGCCCCACCCCCTGCTCGTGGAGAAGGGAGAATACTGCCAGACTAG GTATGTGAAGACAACTGGGAATGCCACAGTGGACCATCTCTCCAAGTACTTGGCCCTGCGCATTGCCCTGGAACGGAGGCAGCAGCAAGAGGCGGGGGAGCCAGGAGGGCCTGGAGGGGGCGCCTCTGACGCCGGAGGACCtgatgggggaggtggggagggtgggggtgcCGGAGGAGGTGATGGCCCTGAAGAGCCTGCCTTGCCCAGTCTGGAGGGTGTCAGCGAAAAGCAGTATACCATCTACATCGCCCCCGGGGGCGGAGCTTTCACG ACACTGAATGGCTCTCTAACCCTGGAGCTGGTGAATGAGAAGTTCTGGAAAGTGTCCCGACCACTGGAGCTCTGCTATGCCCCCACCAAGGATCCAAAGTGA